The Anoplopoma fimbria isolate UVic2021 breed Golden Eagle Sablefish chromosome 10, Afim_UVic_2022, whole genome shotgun sequence sequence AAAGTCAGTAAAAGGAGGAATTGGGGAATTTagtaaaaaggtatttttaatGACCTgctttttagaagaaaaaaaaaaacacaccctcCTAACATTTCATTGAGGCTGAAACTCAACTGGACACAaggccaaaaaaagaaaaaagaaaaaagacacaaagagaaaacaaaacatgttatgGTACATTGTTCTTGTTAAAAGATGAAGCTGCACTCTTTCCCTTTGTGAGGGAAGTAATGCAGAACTGCACTACTGAATACCACCCAAGGCCAAAGTGTGGTAGAAATATACACAggtacataaatataaaaatttgCCCAATCCAAACATTTTTGCCAATTTAAACGTTTTCATTTTGCAAACACATGACTGCATGTGttctgtgtgtaaatatgtcatatttgtgcttgtatatatgtgtgtgtgtgtgtgtgtgtgtgtgtgtgtgtgtgtgtgtgtgtgtgtgtgtgtgtgtgtgtggagctttGTTTGAATGTCCTCTGAAAAATCAAAGTGCACCTCCATTTGCAGAACCACATGCTTGTCATATCAAACTGGGGTGAGATTcttgagggagggagggagggagtgagggggCACAACTGAATGGAGAGCAAGAAGGAACAAACGGAGAAATTTACAATAACGGACGGTAGATAGTAGATTGATGCAAAGGGAGAGACATGACCAGGGAATGGGTGGGGGGGCTAAAGTGAATTTGAATACCATCTCCATATACTGTACAATGCACTAATATGCTTAGGGATGCCAACAGATAAGCCATGAAGTAATTATCAAAAAGGGATTAGATGCGAGAGGGTGGTTTTAATGTGGGTGGGGTTcatctgaaatgttttgaaaaatttCATCACTTCCTATTTTTCGGAGAGGGCCAGTTGCCACGCCGGTCACCGCGGTTGCCACCTCCATTTCCAGGCCCGCCAGAGCCGCCACCAGGCGGCCCTCGAGggcctcttcctccccctccccctccccctcctccaggGTTGACCCTGCGGTTCTGTCGCTCCATGCCAGGACGCTGGCTTGAGAAGCTTCTCTTATTAGCTGAGGGCTCTTTTCCTGTCATGTCGCGGTCGACCACACCTCCGCCACCGCCTCCACCCCTTCCCAGGTGGTGGGGATGGTGAGAAGAATAGgacttccctcctcctcctcctccccccccccccctcctcctcctcctccccccccctccctcctcctccctccctgtctctgaACTCTGTGAAGTCGCTGCTCTCGGAGGCGGTCTCCCACTCCTCGTTGGCCTGGTCTGAGTTCTGGTTGGTGAAGTCAGGGGACTTTGCTCCATGGCTGTGGTGGTGCTGGGGGTGGGTCTGCCCAGCGTTGCCCTGGTTGtagtggtgatggtggtgactATTTGCATTGTTTAGATGCCCGCCCCCACTGTTATTGTTGGTTGTTAGTGTGGTGTTGTGGTTTGCATTTTGGGCATTGCCCGTCACAGGAGCAGGGATGGGGGCTCCGTTACTGTCCTGAACTGAATtcagggaaggagaggagggtcTTCCTCCCCGATGACCCCCACTCCTCCGTTGATCCGTGCCGCATTCTCTCGCTCCTTCAGTCTCCGGAAGCGGGGGGGCTTATCCTGCTGATGCTGGGATCGCCCGTGGCGCCGACGTCTAGGTGGTCGCTCAAACCCACTGGGAGGAAACCCACGGTTAGTGGGAAGAGGGAGCGCATTTGGCCCTCCAGAGTTTGCCGTCGGGTTAGTTGAAGCTTGCTGGGTCACAACTCCTCCATTTTCAGTGGAAGATAAGGAGGCAGGTGCTGCAGCGGGCAAAGACGGCTGAGGGGGATTGGACCCCTGACTTTGAGTATGACTTGCATCAgctatcttgtctttcttctctcctccatttCCTCCCCTGCCAAAGTCTTTGGGTCCAGAGCTTTGTGGCGGGCCTTGCTGCTTCCGAGCTGAGGCTGATGGCTTTGAGGACCCGCTGTGAGATGCTGAGCTGGGTCCAACCCTGTGTCCCCCAGGTGGTCCTCCGACATTGCCACCACTTCTGtagctgtttcctcctccaCTACCTCCACCTCTGCCCCTCCTAGAGGGTACACCCCTGGGAGTGAAGACCCGGGCCTGGGAACCTCTAGGAGGTGCAGATGACATGTTGCTGCTGCCAGTGGTGTTGGCATTATCAGAGCCATTCTTGGTGTTGGGTTTATGATGGTCTTCCTTGTCGGAGGGACCAAGGTCACTTGCACCACTCTCACTGCCAGTCTCTGaacctctctccctccttctcttggGGATTTCCTCATACTCTGAGCCCTCGCTGCGGGTTTCACTTCGGTTCCTGGCCCTGGCTGGGTTATGCTGGGACCGATCCTGACCATGCCTGCCACTGCCCCCCTCGCCCTTGGACTCATGGTGGTGGCCACCGCCAACGGATGGGCGGTAGTCTCTGCCACTCCTGCCACCCATTCTGCCTCGACCGCCACCAGTGGGGCCAGCAGCAGCCGTGTAAGTGCCACGGAAACCACGGCCACGCCCATAGAACTCTCCCCCTCGTCCGCGACTGGCTCTGCTGCCTTTGGCAGGGACTCCATGGTGGTGGGAGGGGCCCCCTCCTCTCTCAAAGGAGCGGTCCCTGTCCCTCCTTGAGGAGGACCCTGAAAATCCTGAAGAAGTGGTGTCTACATCTTTGGGCCCTCTCCCAGACCCgcccccacctcctcctgtgGATCGTTCTTTTCCTGCATTCCTAGGTTTGGCTGTCTGGGCTGGTTCATCTTTAGATGGAGCTGATGTGTTCTGGGAGGCGGAGGAGGCTTCCTGCTTTATGGCGGTGGATTGGCCaccatctttctctttctctttcccaaAGCTggttttttctcctccatcagcttcccctccatctctcttaaTCTCCTTAAGCAATGGCTTCTTAATGGGGCCAGCCCTCCTGTTGGCATTGCTGCCTCCTGTCTGGTGGGAGGGTTTGTGGTCGGATGGAGTGTTGGAGGAGTCCTCCCCTCCACGAGAGTTGTTCCCACCTCCTGCATTGGTCCTCCTACCATGAGAGGACCCCCCACCCGTATTGCTGCTTCCAGGCCGTGGGCCCCACTGGGTCTCGGTCTTGTGCTCCCGCCCCCCTCTTTGGTTTGATTTTGAATGagggtgctgctgctgaggctgaGTATGACTGCCATGTTGAGAGGGAGTTGGGCTAGAAGTCATGGCGGAATGGGGAGCATATGCCGGGCACGTTTTCTCCTGTTTCGCATGGATGCTACTGCTTGCACTACCACTGTTGCTTCTTTCACCATGACTTTGCCCGACACCagcttcactctctctctgggaTGGGTGATGATGCAGGGCAACTTTGACATTGCCATCTTCcctggcagaggaggaggaggaggaagagcaggaggatgAGAGTGAAGGTTGGTTGATTGGGGGAGAAGAGTCTGTCTTCTTAGCAGGGGCCTCAACAACTCTGTCTCGGCTGTTTTCTGGCTTGTGGGGGTGGAGAGAGAAGTGAGGCTGCTGAGGGTGGTGGCCGTGATGGTGGTGGAGATGAGAGTTGCTCTCAACAGGGGGATGATCGGCACGACCGTTACGATCGTAGTGAGGGTGTAGGGCTCCCCATATCTGTCCCTGCTGAGACCCCCGTGGGGGCCCTTCATCCTGGTGGGCGTAGACATGCGGCTGATTTCCCCTCTcaaccctctgctgctgctgctgctgctgctgctgctgctgctggtggggATGCATCCTTGCACCCTGGTCAGGGAAGTTGCTGTAGTTGCCCCGCCCACTCATGTAGTGATGAGGGTGGCCTCCTCCTGGGGCCCCAACTTGATTTCCAACTGGAGGTGGAGTCTGATTAGATGTCCCAGAGTTGGAGCCGGGCTGCTGGATGGTACCCAATCCACCCTCTCGCATGCGGTGTGGAGGAGTGTCGCTCCTAGGATTTAGAATGTAGAAAGAACACAAAATTAATCCATGAAATTAAAAGGGTCACCTCaccaaaattacaaaacaactTATGTTCCCTTATCATGTCAGTATTTGGAGCATATGCAGTATGTATATGTTGGACACAGTATTATATACACCTGTACAATCTAAAGTAATCAAATTAAACAGCCCTGAAACAAATACCAACTTTGGAAAACTATTAACATTGTTCTCAGTACATACAGTAGAACGTGTTAAACCTAAATCCCCCGCAAACTGACTTGTATATACATACCTGGGCCCTTTGGCTACATCTTCATCCTCCAAAGCCTGCTTCTGCCTGAGGGGTGATGTTAGCCCACGGCCCTCCCCTCCGCCAGGGAATACCTCCTGCCCCCAGGCCATCTTAGGATCCATAGGGGGGGTCCCACGGTGAGGGTGTCCTGGGTGCTGTTGCTGCCTGTCAAAGGGTTCTGAACCAGATCCCCCCGAATCAGACCGCTCACGCCCAATAAGCCCTGTAGTAGGGAAGAATAACTTTTAAAGAACATACCCACACAGATACtgacaacaaaacaagacatattGTTGACTTGAGTCAACAGTGTGACTATGCAGTGATCACTTCAGCCTGCGTACTACTACACTAACGTCTGAACTATGTTGTGTAGTATGGCAGTTTTATATAATCAAATTACTTGAACAGTTAAGTTTTGACTGATTGATTTTAGTATCTGATTGATTTTAGTAATGTCACATCCGCTCACCTGATGGGTGCATGCCTGCTGAATAGTATTCCATTGGCGGAGGCCGGCCCTGCATCATGCGGGGGTCCATGTAGGGCATCATCATCCAGCGAGGGTCGAAATTCATTGGCAGTGGTGGGGGTCGGACCATATTGCTGGGTTGATACATTGGTCCACCTTGCTTTGGTCCAG is a genomic window containing:
- the prrc2a gene encoding LOW QUALITY PROTEIN: protein PRRC2A (The sequence of the model RefSeq protein was modified relative to this genomic sequence to represent the inferred CDS: inserted 1 base in 1 codon) — its product is MSERSGQTAKGKDGKTKYASLNLFDTYKGKSLETQKPVVPPRHGLQSLGKVASARRMPPPANLPSLKAENKGNDPNVSLVPKDGTGWASKQEQADPKSTDALSAPQPESQQPVALPTPAPTRPRTPPASEALAPASTQAVGARSWAQASVTHGTQGDGGKVSNLPSPFSREEFPTLQAAGDQDKAGREQGTADQWYGPGPSLRPQNVTSWRDGGSRALAPTLSGEGAVEGGTAGALVMDGAAGVPPPNSQSHGPPRNPPAGSPALPLPQPPVGPGFPQYRGIMPPFMYPPYLPFPAPYGPQGPFRYPAPGEGPAPRFSRGQGGPDGRSQGGPRDTGGEVVKRPPILKQDDLKELDELDHDGDEGWAGAHEEIDYSAKLKFSDDEGDEEGEEEKTESKNDLREPQRSQDAPPVTSRSRASDSGGDSRRTPPTNADSGPQPSSKPGWAEEGGSGWGGQGAPTNYQDRPQNQGAPQGPVKPVPSQLQPAPGGPSPPAQPGLLVPGPQDNDEDETWRQRRKQSSTEISAAVERARRRREEEERRMEEERRAACAEKLKRLDEKQQQQQGSNIGVGGSGCKSPSLDGNSTAATAGSPSPSISASASSPNISQPPSPCVDPEEPPVLVVQPGSSPGVSERQRASSNSSYDSTAEAQQCPQPAVSQPQQPTLDVPLPGENKEEIMGTPHIRAGSGGERGVDPVKIENIGGGAGRQAGGPPGQGYSKYQKSLPPRFQRQQQEQLLKQQQQWQQQQQQQQQQQQQQQQQQQQQQQHSQASQSQLSPQPPQGPSPGSTPQPGPGPKQGGPMYQPSNMVRPPPLPMNFDPRWMMMPYMDPRMMQGRPPPMEYYSAGMHPSGLIGRERSDSGGSGSEPFDRQQQHPGHPHRGTPPMDPKMAWGQEVFPGGGEGRGLTSPLRQKQALEDEDVAKGPRSDTPPHRMREGGLGTIQQPGSNSGTSNQTPPPVGNQVGAPGGGHPHHYMSGRGNYSNFPDQGARMHPHQQQQQQQQQQQQRVERGNQPHVYAHQDEGPPRGSQQGQIWGALHPHYDRNGRADHPPVESNSHLHHHHGHHPQQPHFSLHPHKPENSRDRVVEAPAKKTDSSPPINQPSLSSSCSSSSSSSAREDGNVKVALHHHPSQRESEAGVGQSHGERSNSGSASSSIHAKQEKTCPAYAPHSAMTSSPTPSQHGSHTQPQQQHPHSKSNQRGGREHKTETQWGPRPGSSNTGGGSSHGRRTNAGGGNNSRGGEDSSNTPSDHKPSHQTGGSNANRRAGPIKKPLLKEIKRDGGEADGGEKTSFGKEKEKDGGQSTAIKQEASSASQNTSAPSKDEPAQTAKPRNAGKERSTGGGGGGSGRGPKDVDTTSSGFSGSSSRRDRDRSFERGGGPSHHHGVPAKGSRASRGRGGEFYGRGRGFRGTYTAAAGPTGGGRGRMGGRSGRDYRPSVGGGHHHESKGEGGSGRHGQDRSQHNPARARNRSETRSEGSEYEEIPKRRRERGSETGSESGASDLGPSDKEDHHKPNTKNGSDNANTTGSSNMSSAPPRGSQARVFTPRGVPSRRGRGGGSGGGNSYRSGGNVGGPPGGHRVGPSSASHSGSSKPSASARKQQGPPQSSGPKDFGRGGNGGEKKDKIADASHTQSQGSNPPQPSLPAAAPASLSSTENGGVVTQQASTNPTANSGGPNALPLPTNRGFPPSGFERPPRRRRHGRSQHQQDKPPRFRRLKERENAARINGGVGVIXGGRPSSPSLNSVQDSNGAPIPAPVTGNAQNANHNTTLTTNNNSGGGHLNNANSHHHHHYNQGNAGQTHPQHHHSHGAKSPDFTNQNSDQANEEWETASESSDFTEFRDREGGGGGGKSYSSHHPHHLGRGGGGGGGVVDRDMTGKEPSANKRSFSSQRPGMERQNRRVNPGGGGGGGGGRGPRGPPGGGSGGPGNGGGNRGDRRGNWPSPKNRK